The sequence ACGCAACGATCCCTGCCCCTGCGGCTCCGGCAAGAAGTACAAGAAGTGCCACGGCACCGCAGCGTAGCTTGGGGCGCTTTGCTACTACAATGAGAGCAGGGCCCCGTAGCTCAGATGGATAGAGCAGCGGTTTCCTAAACCGCGTGTCGGCAGTTCGACTCTGCCCGGGGCCTCCACTCGATTGGTGAGAGATCCTTCGCCCTTTTGGGCTCAGGATTTCGCCTGCGGGCTCCCGCTCCACTCCCTCTGGTCGCGTCGCTCACGCCCGCAAGGCGGCTCAAGTTCGACTCTGCCCGGGGCCGGCCTCCACTCGATTGGTGAGAGATCCTTCGCCCTTTTGGGCTCAGGATTTCGGCTGCGGGCTCCTGCTCCGCTCCCTCGTCGGTCGCGTCGTTCGCGCCCGCAAAGCGGCTCAAACTACTTCTCCGGCGTGCTGCGGCCGCTTTCGCGGCGTTTGAGCCATTCCAGGAAGCGTTCGTGCTCGGCGGGCTGCTGGCGGGCGTGCACCAGGTGGCGGACGCTGTGGCCGGTGACCAACTGGCAGACCTCGCCGGCCAGGTTCTTCACGTGGTCGCCCACCCGTTCCAGGCTCTGGGTCATGTAAAGCAGGTGGAAGCTGCCGCTGCGTTCCTCGCCTTCGCGGTTCTCGATGTGGCGCAGGAAGATCAGGTTGCGCAGGCGGTCCACTTCGGCGTCGCTCTTGAGTACCGCCATGACCCGGTTCAGGTCGCGGTGGACAAAAGCGGCCTGGGCTTCGCCCAGCATGCCGGCGAGCACGCCGGCCATGGCCGACAGGTCTTCCAAGTCCTGCTTCTGCAAGCGGGCGGAGACGCTCTGCCCGCGGCTGATGACGTTGAGCAGCAGGTCGCCGATACGCTCCAGCTCCAACAAGAACTTCAGGCAGGTGAGCAGCTCCTGGATCTCCGTCGGATCGGCGCCGGCGAGTTCGACGGCGATGGCTTCGTTCACCGTCCGGTTCAGATGATCGAGCTCTTCCTCGCACTCGCGGATGCGGACCAGCAGCTCAGGGGGGTTGTGCGGCAGTTCGTGCGCGACCAGTTCGCAGCCGGCGCGAGCGATGTCACCGGCACGCAAAGTGAGGTCGCGGATGCGCCCGCGCGCGGGATCCGGCCGAGGATTGTGCAACGACGCCATGGATCGGTCTTCCATTATCCCGTGTTTTCAGAGCAGGAGCGGAGAGAAGTTTGGGGCTGTAATGGACGGGTCGCAGTGATGGATGTCATGGGTGAGTGTGACTGGAGTCCTGGAGTGCCTGCTCCTGAAAGTGGTGAACCGCGCAAAATCAGGTCGTACGTAGCACTACTTCTATTGCGGGCAGGAACATCCGGGGGAGGCGGCGTAGGGGCGCCGTCTAGAAGACGTGCTCGACTTTGTCGCCGGCGAACACCAGCGACGTCAGGACCCGCTCCTTGGCGGAGAGCTCCGCGAAGTGCTGCTCGTCATACTTGGCTACGGCCCGCAGCTCGCGCATCTTGCAGGTGGCGCGATATTCCTTCTTGTCGCCGCGGACACCCTTGAAGACCATGACGTGCTGGCCATTCTCCATGAGATGGGTGACGCGATAAGTAGCGGCTGCAAGGGTGACATCGCCGACGCGGGCGGGAGCGCTCAGCGTCAAGTCATACGTCTTGCCGACAGGAACGTTCTGGGCCGAAACCAGGGTCCCGAGTAGGATGATGGCGAAAATCGCCGCGCCCCAGCGTAAAACGTGAGGCGCAAACCAGGCTTTCATAAAGGGCCTCCTGCCGGTTCCGCAGAGCGTTTTCCGCGGATCCAGCTGATACAAACATACCTCGTGGCGGGAGGTTTTGCGGTGACGCGGGTCACAGAGGCGAGCATCATAGATACCGGCTTCGGAGATTTCCCCACCGCGGGATAGGGCGAAGATGGCGGACGTGCTGATCGTCGGTGGCGGTCTGGCGGGCCTGCAAGTTGCAGCCCTGCTGTGCGGCGCGGGGATGAAGGTCACCCTGCTGGAGGCGCGCGAGGTCCTGGGCGGGAGGATCCGCACCCTGCATCTTCCGGATGCCGAACTGCCCCTCGAACTGGGGGCCGAGTTCGTGCATGGGCGGCCGCCGGAGGTCCTGTCAGTCGCGGAAGCGGCCGGGCTGGCCTTGCGCGAGGTCACGGGCGAACCGTGGTTCTCGCGCGATGGGCAGCTCGAGCCCTGCGGTGAGTTCTTCCAGCAGATCGAACAGATCATGGGCAGGCTGGCCGAGCCCCGGCCACGGGACCGGTCGTTCCGCGAGTTCATCGACGAATGCTTCCCGGCGGAGAGCGAGGCCAAGGAGCTGGCGCTGCGCTACGTGGAAGGCTTCCATGCGGCGCAGCCGGAGCGGATCGGGGTGCGCGGGCTGGCGCTGGGAGAAGAAGCGTCCGCGCAGATCGACGGCGATAAGCAGTACTGGGTACTGCGCGGCTACAACGCCCTGGTGCGCTATCTGCGGTCCCAGTCGAGCAGCGCGGAGATCTGCCTCAACACGGTGGTGCGCGAAGTGCGCTGGCGTCCGCAGCAGGTGGAGATCCGAGCCCTGCGTGGCGGGGAGGAGCAGACGTTCCGGGCCGTGCGGGCGGTGATCACGCTTCCGCTGGGGGTCTTGCAAGCCGCTCCCGACGCGCCCGGCGCCGTCCGGTTCGAACCGGAGCTGGTCGAGAAGCGGAATGCGCTCCGGCTTCTGGAGATGGGTCCGGCGCTGCGCATCACCCTGCGCTTCCGGTACCGCTTCTGGGATCCCCTGGAGGGTGGGCGTCTGAAGAACATGGGGTTCCTGTTCTCGCGCGACCCGGAGGTCCCGACCTGGTGGGCCAAGCCGGAGGGCTGCCTGCTGACCGGCTGGGCAGGCGGCCCGAGGGGCCTGCGCATGTCGTCCTGCAGCGAGGCGGAGTTCACCAGCCGTGCGGTCGCGTCCCTGGCCCGCTTGCTGGGCGTGGGTCGAGCGACGATGGAAGAGCACCTGGAGTCGGCGCACACCCACAACTGGGTCACCGATCCGTACTGCCGCGGCGGCTACAGCTATCTTGCGGTCGGGGGAGAGAATGCGCCGCGAGAGCTGGCCGCGCCGCTGGCCGGGACGCTGTTCTTCGCCGGAGAAGCGACGGAGTT comes from Terriglobales bacterium and encodes:
- a CDS encoding NAD(P)/FAD-dependent oxidoreductase, producing the protein MADVLIVGGGLAGLQVAALLCGAGMKVTLLEAREVLGGRIRTLHLPDAELPLELGAEFVHGRPPEVLSVAEAAGLALREVTGEPWFSRDGQLEPCGEFFQQIEQIMGRLAEPRPRDRSFREFIDECFPAESEAKELALRYVEGFHAAQPERIGVRGLALGEEASAQIDGDKQYWVLRGYNALVRYLRSQSSSAEICLNTVVREVRWRPQQVEIRALRGGEEQTFRAVRAVITLPLGVLQAAPDAPGAVRFEPELVEKRNALRLLEMGPALRITLRFRYRFWDPLEGGRLKNMGFLFSRDPEVPTWWAKPEGCLLTGWAGGPRGLRMSSCSEAEFTSRAVASLARLLGVGRATMEEHLESAHTHNWVTDPYCRGGYSYLAVGGENAPRELAAPLAGTLFFAGEATEFTGHHGTVNGAMASGTRAANEILDVSGRSPESP
- a CDS encoding phosphate uptake regulator PhoU, with product MEDRSMASLHNPRPDPARGRIRDLTLRAGDIARAGCELVAHELPHNPPELLVRIRECEEELDHLNRTVNEAIAVELAGADPTEIQELLTCLKFLLELERIGDLLLNVISRGQSVSARLQKQDLEDLSAMAGVLAGMLGEAQAAFVHRDLNRVMAVLKSDAEVDRLRNLIFLRHIENREGEERSGSFHLLYMTQSLERVGDHVKNLAGEVCQLVTGHSVRHLVHARQQPAEHERFLEWLKRRESGRSTPEK